The following proteins are co-located in the Solanum pennellii chromosome 1, SPENNV200 genome:
- the LOC107026400 gene encoding uncharacterized protein LOC107026400 gives MPETRAVRRLHHSAEAICLEFPQQSYHQCAFGIIKYKLEGSVQLHMIGSRKNLNHKSSKFPNCGTEWRDFRPEITYEILCSMSLLASCILLVIHWFLIPLIKTAKVLQQVDKKFISIVAGTTLPIINQGYIQKVQVHANHLQISL, from the exons ATGCCAG AAACTAGAGCTGTAAGGAGACTGCATCATTCTGCAGAAGCTATCTGCTTGGAGTTTCCACAGCAGTCATACCATCAATGTG CATTTGGAATAATAAAGTACAAACTTGAGGGGAGTGTACAACTTCACATGATTGGGAGTCGAAAG AATTTGAACCACAAAAGCTCGAAGTTTCCTAATTGTGGGACAGAATGGAGAGACTTCCGTCCAGAGATTACA TATGAGATACTTTGCTCAATGTCACTTCTGGCGTCTTGCATTTTGTTGGTGATTCATTGGTTCCTGATACCATTGATAAAAACTGCCAAAGTTCTCCAACAGGTTGATAAGAAGTTTATTTCAATTGTGGCGGGCACCACACTTCCTATAATTAATCAG GGATACATTCAAAAAGTGCAAGTACATGCGAACCATTTGCAAATCAGTCTTTGA
- the LOC107026798 gene encoding auxin-induced protein 15A-like, with product MAILRMIKKSAATRDIPKGHFAVYVGEMQKKRFVIPISFLSEPLFQDLLSQAEDEFGFEHPMAGVTIPCSEDLFMDLTSRLRK from the coding sequence ATGGCTATTCTCCGTATGATCAAGAAGTCTGCCGCAACTAGAGATATTCCCAAGGGCCATTTTGCTGTGTATGTTGGAGAGATGCAGAAAAAGAGATTTGTAATTCCAATATCATTCTTGAGCGAACCTTTGTTTCAAGACTTGCTTAGTCAAGCCGAGGATGAATTCGGCTTCGAACATCCAATGGCCGGTGTTACTATTCCCTGCAGTGAGGATTTGTTCATGGATCTCACATCTCGATTGAGGAAGTGA